From one Acidobacteriota bacterium genomic stretch:
- the rnc gene encoding ribonuclease III, which yields MGKPTIAALEVALGYRFKDRQLLGRALTHRSHSHEQNAPLDHYERMEFLGDALLGFVVADELLKRDAEADEGTLSRRRQQIVRAETLAEVSGLLGLGVVAHLGRGEDQSGGREKVSLLADLFESVLAAIYLDGGIRPARAFVRRHLRGQLRASSEGEDAPSDAKTRLQERVQGRLQVTPRYRIVSKSGLAHALQFTAEVLIGQVVYGCGEGGSRKAAEQSAAKQALQKLAGEFDA from the coding sequence ATGGGTAAACCAACCATCGCAGCACTCGAAGTCGCGCTCGGCTACCGGTTCAAGGATCGACAGTTGCTTGGGCGGGCATTGACGCATCGCTCGCATAGTCACGAGCAGAACGCTCCGCTGGATCATTACGAACGGATGGAGTTTCTCGGCGACGCACTTCTCGGATTCGTCGTCGCCGACGAGTTGCTGAAGCGGGACGCCGAGGCCGACGAAGGCACACTGTCCCGGCGTCGCCAGCAAATCGTGCGTGCGGAGACGCTCGCGGAGGTCTCGGGCCTGTTGGGGCTCGGGGTCGTTGCACATCTGGGGCGTGGCGAGGATCAATCCGGCGGCCGAGAGAAAGTGTCGCTTCTGGCGGACCTCTTCGAGTCGGTTCTGGCGGCGATCTATCTCGATGGGGGGATTCGTCCGGCCCGAGCCTTCGTTCGGCGCCATCTTCGTGGCCAGCTTCGGGCTTCCTCTGAGGGGGAGGATGCACCTTCGGATGCCAAGACCCGATTGCAGGAGCGGGTCCAGGGTCGCTTGCAGGTCACCCCACGCTACCGTATCGTTTCTAAGAGCGGTCTCGCCCATGCCCTGCAGTTCACGGCTGAAGTTCTCATTGGTCAGGTCGTCTACGGTTGCGGCGAAGGTGGCAGCCGAAAGGCTGCCGAGCAGTCGGCGGCCAAACAGGCATTGCAGAAACTGGCGGGTGAATTCGACGCATGA
- a CDS encoding tetratricopeptide repeat protein → MTSKSEAIPRDRFYSVLALICGVAVVTRVAYLGFQASVDPWFSVPTNDAKYFVDWARSIVEHGTGPSGAYYLAPLYPMLMSLLWFVAGPSLPLIYVLQHGISIATAAVVAIGGRHVVGPRAALFAAALFVFHHPLIYFASRIQGETLAIGLLLWAVVDRVRRDDDRIWHVPLLLGLATLARPNLLLIALLWIAADVLRRRWRRAFVFGAIFVLTLAPIAVRNFVASGHFVPVSANGGMTLYHGNGRDAGGQFTGVPGMVTDVTLQRSEATRFARMQSGDMSLDDVEADAWWARQAIEERIGHPIDSLGLLGRRVLLTAANYEIGLESYPALDPTPSRLVFRLGGSAGIAFIPFALLLGLSATVVFDRRWRRKIPVDFWLALLGCLATPLLFYVSSRYRVPLTALMCVPAGLGVERILAENWGLRSRATIAGIAVLLGSLGLSALVDVNSERVGYHRNASQARLDSGDIASALLEAREAVRLGEEDAGSHCVLGIVLERSGEFDGAIESYREALRRDEYFAFASEALSRLLARRGDTDEAIEVLERALRVTPSCRDCWYNLMAVWIVKGDPGHASEVRGRMRAAGFAVPDHLKVALDQLMEAQP, encoded by the coding sequence GTGACGTCGAAGTCTGAGGCGATCCCACGAGATCGTTTCTATTCGGTGCTCGCACTGATCTGTGGCGTCGCGGTCGTGACGCGGGTTGCCTACCTCGGCTTCCAGGCGTCGGTCGATCCGTGGTTCAGTGTGCCGACCAACGACGCAAAGTATTTCGTCGATTGGGCGCGTTCCATTGTCGAGCACGGCACGGGCCCATCCGGTGCCTACTATCTGGCGCCGCTGTATCCCATGCTGATGTCGCTTCTGTGGTTCGTCGCCGGCCCCAGCCTTCCGCTGATTTATGTCCTCCAGCACGGTATCTCGATCGCGACCGCAGCGGTCGTCGCCATCGGTGGACGTCATGTGGTGGGTCCTCGTGCGGCCCTGTTCGCCGCCGCCCTGTTCGTGTTCCATCACCCCTTGATCTACTTTGCGTCCCGTATTCAGGGTGAAACCCTGGCGATCGGACTCCTGCTCTGGGCCGTGGTGGATCGAGTACGAAGAGACGACGATCGTATCTGGCACGTGCCTCTGTTGCTGGGTCTTGCCACGTTGGCGCGACCGAACCTATTGTTGATTGCTCTCTTGTGGATTGCTGCGGATGTCCTGCGTCGTCGCTGGCGGAGAGCGTTCGTTTTCGGCGCCATCTTCGTTCTGACGCTTGCCCCGATCGCAGTGCGAAATTTCGTAGCGTCCGGCCATTTCGTTCCTGTTTCCGCCAATGGCGGAATGACCCTCTATCACGGGAACGGCAGAGACGCCGGCGGCCAATTCACGGGGGTTCCCGGTATGGTCACGGATGTCACTCTGCAGCGTAGCGAGGCAACCCGTTTCGCCCGCATGCAAAGTGGAGACATGAGTCTGGACGATGTGGAGGCCGACGCCTGGTGGGCTCGACAGGCGATCGAGGAACGTATCGGGCATCCCATTGACAGCCTTGGGCTCCTTGGGCGGCGAGTGCTGCTCACGGCTGCGAACTACGAGATTGGTCTCGAGAGTTATCCGGCATTGGACCCCACGCCCTCGCGGCTCGTCTTTCGATTGGGAGGGTCGGCGGGAATCGCATTCATACCGTTCGCCCTTCTGCTGGGTTTGAGCGCGACGGTGGTTTTTGATCGACGTTGGCGGCGGAAGATTCCCGTCGATTTCTGGCTGGCGTTGTTGGGGTGTCTGGCCACTCCGCTCTTGTTCTACGTTTCGAGTCGATATCGGGTTCCGCTGACGGCGCTGATGTGCGTTCCGGCGGGTCTCGGCGTCGAGCGGATCCTCGCGGAGAACTGGGGTCTACGCTCCCGGGCGACGATCGCCGGCATTGCTGTCTTGCTGGGTTCGCTGGGATTGAGCGCCCTCGTGGACGTGAACTCCGAGCGCGTGGGCTACCACCGCAACGCAAGTCAGGCGAGGCTGGACTCGGGAGATATAGCGTCCGCACTGCTGGAGGCTCGGGAAGCTGTCCGTCTGGGTGAAGAAGATGCCGGATCACACTGTGTGCTCGGTATCGTTCTAGAGCGCTCCGGAGAATTCGACGGGGCAATCGAGAGCTATCGCGAGGCACTACGTCGGGACGAGTACTTTGCGTTCGCGAGCGAGGCACTTTCTCGGCTCCTCGCTCGAAGGGGCGACACGGACGAAGCGATCGAGGTGCTCGAGCGCGCCCTCCGCGTGACCCCGAGTTGTCGCGATTGTTGGTATAACCTCATGGCAGTCTGGATCGTCAAGGGCGATCCCGGTCACGCATCGGAGGTCCGTGGGCGCATGCGCGCCGCCGGCTTCGCGGTGCCCGACCACCTGAAGGTTGCGTTGGACCAACTCATGGAGGCACAGCCGTGA